The proteins below are encoded in one region of Micromonospora sp. DSM 45708:
- a CDS encoding TetR/AcrR family transcriptional regulator, which yields MTDVPGSDRARRRAVPAAKPRVRMSAAQRREQLISIARQIFAERGFDATSIEEVASRAKVSKPVVYEHFGGKEGLYAVVVDREVRSLLDRITTALTAGHPRELLEQAALTLLTYIEEETSGFRVLVRESPLMSATGNFSSVMNDVAHQVEHILGAEFSSRGYDPKLAELYSQALVGMVALTGRWWLEVRKPRKETVAAHLVNLAWNGLSHLESKPGPIRG from the coding sequence GTGACCGACGTTCCCGGCAGCGACCGCGCTCGCCGGCGGGCCGTCCCGGCGGCCAAGCCCCGGGTGCGGATGTCCGCGGCGCAGCGGCGCGAGCAGTTGATCTCGATCGCCCGGCAGATCTTCGCCGAGCGCGGGTTCGACGCCACCTCGATCGAGGAGGTGGCGTCGCGGGCCAAGGTCTCCAAGCCGGTGGTCTACGAGCACTTCGGCGGCAAGGAGGGGCTCTATGCGGTGGTGGTGGACCGGGAGGTCCGCTCGCTGCTGGACCGGATCACCACGGCGCTGACCGCGGGTCATCCCCGGGAGCTGCTGGAGCAGGCCGCGTTGACGCTGCTGACCTACATCGAGGAGGAGACCAGCGGGTTCCGGGTGCTGGTCCGGGAGTCGCCGCTGATGTCGGCGACGGGCAACTTCAGCAGCGTGATGAACGACGTCGCGCACCAGGTGGAGCACATCCTCGGCGCGGAGTTCTCCAGTCGGGGGTACGACCCGAAGCTCGCGGAGCTCTACTCGCAGGCGCTGGTGGGCATGGTGGCGTTGACCGGGCGCTGGTGGCTGGAGGTGCGCAAGCCGCGCAAGGAGACGGTGGCGGCGCACCTGGTGAACCTGGCCTGGAACGGCCTGTCGCACCTGGAGTCGAAACCGGGGCCGATCCGCGGTTAG
- a CDS encoding DUF4383 domain-containing protein, which translates to MAHFPVNHPARPLYRVLSGLIGLYILAFGVWGVFKTWGDGLFSRQDTYALGLRTNLAFSLVSVVFGAVLLLGASRRNNLGHYMNLTAGAVFLVTGILMMSVLQTSANFLNFSMSTVVVSLLFGLILLATGLYDKVGPPEHAEEERRRRYHPVAEGNR; encoded by the coding sequence ATGGCGCACTTCCCGGTGAACCACCCCGCGCGACCGCTCTACCGGGTGCTGTCCGGTCTCATCGGCCTCTACATCCTGGCCTTCGGTGTCTGGGGCGTGTTCAAGACCTGGGGCGACGGGCTGTTCAGCCGGCAGGACACCTACGCCCTCGGGCTGCGCACCAACCTGGCCTTCTCGCTGGTGTCGGTGGTCTTCGGCGCGGTCCTCCTGCTCGGCGCGTCCCGCCGGAACAACCTCGGGCACTACATGAACCTCACCGCCGGCGCGGTCTTCCTGGTCACCGGCATCCTGATGATGTCCGTGCTCCAGACCTCGGCGAACTTCCTGAACTTCTCGATGTCCACCGTCGTCGTGTCGCTGCTGTTCGGGCTGATCCTGCTCGCCACCGGGCTCTACGACAAGGTCGGGCCGCCCGAGCACGCCGAGGAGGAGCGGCGACGCCGCTACCACCCGGTTGCCGAGGGCAACCGCTAA
- a CDS encoding DUF4383 domain-containing protein, whose protein sequence is MAHTPVNHPARPIYRAIGGLVGLYFVVFGGLGIIASAGNDFFAQDDTRVLGQGTNLAYSLLSILIGVVILVGTAIGRNLDVAINQWLAYALMVIGLAALAFLHTDANVLNFSIMTVIVVLTLSLVLLMVGMYGKVGSSDEHEAWQKARLVL, encoded by the coding sequence ATGGCCCACACCCCCGTCAACCACCCCGCGCGGCCGATCTACCGGGCGATCGGCGGGCTCGTTGGTCTGTACTTCGTCGTCTTCGGCGGCCTCGGCATCATCGCCAGCGCCGGCAACGACTTCTTCGCCCAGGACGACACCAGGGTGCTCGGTCAGGGCACCAACCTGGCCTACTCGCTGCTGTCGATCCTGATCGGCGTGGTGATCCTGGTCGGCACCGCGATCGGCCGCAACCTCGACGTGGCGATCAACCAGTGGCTGGCGTACGCCCTGATGGTCATCGGTCTGGCCGCGCTGGCGTTCCTCCACACGGACGCCAACGTGCTCAACTTCTCGATCATGACCGTCATCGTGGTCCTGACGCTGTCGCTGGTGCTCCTGATGGTCGGCATGTACGGCAAGGTCGGCAGTTCCGACGAGCACGAGGCCTGGCAGAAGGCCCGCCTGGTGCTCTGA
- a CDS encoding ABC-F family ATP-binding cassette domain-containing protein — translation MANIVNLDRVSKGYGAAGPLLTDVSLGLDDADRIGVVGLNGAGKSTLLRMLTRTEEPDDGRVTHRRDLRVAWLPQRLDLAPDLTVRDVVLGTAWLGESMGAEHEWAGDAGVRAILDGLGMPHLGLDAPVGTMSGGERRRVALAALLVRDADLLVLDEPTNHLDVGGVDWLARHLVTRKGALVVVTHDRWFLDAVCTTTWEVADQTVRAYEGGFAAWTLARVERQRIAAATEARRQNLLRKEIAWLRRGPPARTSKPKFRIDAANALIADVPEPRDTMSLQRLATARLGKQVYDLERVTLHAGPKEILRDTTWQVGPGDRIAVLGRNGAGKTTLLRLLAGVTRADGGRFAAGQTVRPAFLSQELAELPGHLRVLEAVEEVARRVQFGDREISASQLAEIFGFDDRRLWTPVSDLSGGERRRLQMLRLLAGEPNVLLLDEPTNDLDTDTLAALEDLLDSWPGTIVVASHDRYLIERVTDVAYGMFGDGRLVHLPGGVDEYLARAAAAGGPAPADLTPGTAAPARDGMSAAEVRTAKKELNRLERQIAKLEQKEAGLHEQLAVNATDYARVAELDAQLKEVRAERDRTEETWLALAEELPAG, via the coding sequence GTGGCCAACATCGTCAACCTGGACCGGGTGTCCAAGGGGTACGGCGCCGCCGGGCCGTTGCTCACCGACGTCTCGCTCGGTCTCGACGACGCCGACCGGATCGGCGTGGTCGGCCTCAACGGCGCCGGCAAGTCGACGCTGCTGCGGATGCTCACCCGCACCGAGGAACCCGACGACGGCCGGGTGACCCACCGCCGCGACCTCCGGGTCGCCTGGCTGCCGCAGCGCCTGGACCTGGCCCCCGACCTCACCGTGCGGGACGTCGTGCTCGGCACCGCCTGGCTCGGCGAGAGCATGGGCGCCGAGCACGAGTGGGCCGGCGACGCCGGCGTCCGGGCCATCCTCGACGGCCTCGGCATGCCCCACCTCGGCCTCGACGCGCCGGTCGGCACCATGTCCGGCGGCGAACGCCGCCGGGTCGCGCTCGCCGCGCTGCTGGTCCGCGACGCCGACCTGCTCGTCCTCGACGAGCCCACCAACCACCTCGACGTCGGTGGCGTCGACTGGCTGGCCCGGCACCTGGTCACCCGCAAGGGCGCGCTCGTCGTGGTCACCCACGACCGCTGGTTCCTCGACGCCGTCTGCACCACCACCTGGGAGGTCGCCGACCAGACCGTCCGGGCGTACGAGGGCGGCTTCGCCGCGTGGACGCTGGCCCGAGTCGAGCGGCAGCGGATCGCCGCCGCCACCGAGGCCCGCCGGCAGAACCTGCTCCGCAAGGAGATCGCCTGGCTGCGGCGGGGCCCGCCGGCACGGACCTCCAAGCCCAAGTTCCGCATCGACGCCGCGAACGCGCTCATCGCCGACGTGCCGGAACCGCGCGACACCATGTCGCTGCAACGGCTCGCCACCGCCCGGCTCGGCAAGCAGGTGTACGACCTGGAACGCGTCACGCTGCACGCCGGCCCGAAGGAGATCCTGCGCGACACCACCTGGCAGGTCGGGCCCGGCGACCGGATCGCCGTCCTCGGCCGCAACGGTGCCGGCAAGACCACGCTGCTGCGGCTGCTCGCCGGCGTGACCCGCGCCGACGGCGGGCGCTTCGCCGCCGGGCAGACCGTGCGGCCGGCGTTCCTCTCCCAGGAACTCGCCGAGCTCCCCGGCCACCTGCGCGTGCTGGAGGCCGTCGAGGAGGTGGCCCGCCGGGTGCAGTTCGGCGACCGGGAGATCAGCGCGTCCCAGCTCGCGGAGATCTTCGGCTTCGACGACCGGCGGCTCTGGACCCCGGTGAGCGACCTGTCCGGCGGCGAGCGCCGCCGCCTCCAGATGCTGCGGCTGCTGGCCGGTGAGCCCAACGTGCTCCTGCTCGACGAGCCCACCAACGACCTGGACACCGACACGCTGGCCGCGCTGGAGGACCTGCTCGACTCCTGGCCCGGCACCATCGTGGTGGCCAGCCACGACCGCTACCTGATCGAGCGGGTCACCGACGTCGCGTACGGCATGTTCGGCGACGGGCGGCTGGTGCACCTGCCCGGCGGCGTCGACGAGTACCTCGCCCGCGCCGCCGCGGCCGGCGGCCCGGCACCCGCCGACCTCACCCCGGGCACGGCGGCGCCGGCCCGCGACGGCATGTCCGCCGCCGAGGTACGCACCGCGAAGAAGGAACTCAACCGGCTGGAACGGCAGATCGCCAAGCTCGAACAGAAGGAGGCGGGCCTGCACGAGCAGCTCGCCGTCAACGCCACCGACTACGCCCGCGTCGCCGAGCTGGACGCCCAGCTCAAGGAGGTGCGGGCCGAGCGCGACCGCACCGAGGAGACCTGGTTGGCCCTGGCCGAGGAGCTGCCCGCCGGCTGA
- a CDS encoding 4-(cytidine 5'-diphospho)-2-C-methyl-D-erythritol kinase, translating into MTEAWRPEGEDGQRRGASGPVKVRVPAKVNLHLGVGPLRRDGYHELNTVYHAISIYDELTARRGDTLALTMEGEGAGELALDDTNLVMRAAHALAGYAGVAPHARLHLRKHIPLAGGLAGGSADAAAALVACDALWGTGLSRDELAGIAADLGSDVPFLIHGGTALGTGRGEAVSPVLARPTSWHWVVAIADGGLSTPAAYRELDRLRDTGAAGAPLGSTDALLGALRQRDPRVLAATLGNDLQDAALAMRPALAGTLKAGEAAGALAGIVSGSGPTCVFLAADQADAGRIADELSAAGVCREARVAHGPVHGARII; encoded by the coding sequence GTGACCGAGGCCTGGCGACCGGAGGGCGAGGACGGGCAGCGGCGCGGGGCCAGCGGTCCGGTCAAGGTGCGGGTGCCCGCCAAGGTCAACCTCCACCTCGGGGTGGGGCCGCTGCGGCGGGACGGCTACCACGAGCTGAACACCGTCTACCACGCGATCTCCATCTACGACGAGCTGACCGCCCGCCGCGGCGACACGCTCGCGCTCACCATGGAGGGCGAGGGCGCCGGCGAGCTGGCCCTGGACGACACCAACCTGGTGATGCGGGCCGCGCACGCCCTCGCCGGCTACGCCGGCGTCGCGCCGCACGCCCGGTTGCACCTGCGCAAGCACATCCCGCTCGCCGGTGGGCTGGCCGGCGGCAGCGCCGACGCGGCTGCCGCGCTGGTGGCCTGCGACGCGCTCTGGGGCACCGGGCTGTCCCGCGACGAGCTGGCCGGCATCGCCGCCGACCTCGGTTCCGACGTGCCGTTCCTGATCCACGGCGGCACCGCGCTGGGCACCGGCCGCGGCGAGGCGGTCAGCCCGGTGCTGGCCCGCCCCACCTCCTGGCACTGGGTGGTGGCGATCGCCGACGGCGGCCTCTCCACCCCGGCCGCCTACCGGGAGCTGGACCGACTGCGCGACACCGGGGCCGCCGGCGCGCCGCTGGGCAGCACCGACGCGCTGCTCGGCGCGCTGCGCCAGCGGGACCCGCGGGTGCTCGCCGCCACGCTCGGCAACGACCTCCAGGACGCCGCGCTCGCCATGCGCCCGGCGCTGGCCGGGACGCTGAAGGCCGGCGAGGCCGCCGGCGCGCTGGCCGGCATCGTCTCCGGCTCCGGGCCCACCTGCGTGTTCCTCGCCGCCGACCAGGCCGACGCGGGGCGGATCGCCGACGAGCTCAGCGCCGCCGGGGTGTGCCGGGAGGCGCGGGTCGCCCACGGCCCGGTGCACGGCGCCCGGATCATCTGA